In Manduca sexta isolate Smith_Timp_Sample1 unplaced genomic scaffold, JHU_Msex_v1.0 HiC_scaffold_297, whole genome shotgun sequence, the genomic stretch CAGCGGgatgattaaatatattaatatgttacctAGGCCTCGTATTATTAAATAGATCCCCACTgcgcaatttattttacacattttataatCTCGTTTGGCTGCATATTAGTTGttgattgtattatttttgcttattCAAAAAAGTTTATGAACTTAAGTCTTTCTTCGTTGTctttaatgataatataatatcaataataataatatcagccctgtattatatagtgtccCACGGCaggccacgggcctcctctactactaggagagattaggccttagcctaTCCCGCAGGccactaggcctgcgtggtaCCTATACGCACTAGCGTATTGGTAGATTTCTCATACCctcaaaattagaaaaaaatatattaattgttatttttataattcattactGACCTACATACGCGTACATGTGACTCTGCACGCACCGCACAGGCCGTCTAAGATGCACCAACTCATACGCTGGGGCACCGAAATAGCCGTGTTGCACAATATATTCGCACTAACTGCATCACAGTACATTGAACTGGAACCCTAATGCCACGGCGCAACTAGTCGAACGATCAGTTTAACTCTTTTTATTACCAGGGCAACACTGCAGTTCTGTCCCTTTAAGTTAATCTTGAAAATCAAGGAAGTACAGTCAAGTACAGTGATCGACGGTCATAATGTCCACATTAAACATCGAGGGTACTGCCCAGCACCTCGCTTCATATTACAGCACTTACGTAATTCGGAGGTGTTAAAGGAAGTGTTCTTTGTTGCAGTCCTTCGTAAAGCGTTCGATGGCTTCGACCACAACCGCTCGGGCAGCATCCTGCGACTTCGTCGCTGACATCCTCAGGATGATGGGGCAGCCGTTCAACAAAAAGATTCTTGAAGAACTTATCGAGGAAGTAGATGCCGACAGTAAGTACCTCCAAGATATTTATGTTCCATATACCATATCTTATTTTACTTCAAAATGAGTGCTCGTTTGCGCAGACGTTACTGTAGACTTTCAACAACGAATATTTTGTGAGCTCCACGAGCATCCGCTAAAATTAGAAATACTTTGTGTATATGCAATGTGAGATGTATTTTGATAACCGACTAGCCTGTTTcaagaaatgaaattaattgtgTTTACTATAAATCTCTGAGCAGTAAGCATGTTTGTAGTGGTTTTCGTCTGTAAGCATAAAGATAGATTGGGATCTGGACAGGTTATAATCCTTTACTCAAATTACTTTGTTACACCTAAATAATGAAACTGAGATAATACATAGACACGcgtattacatattattgtaattattgtttaaatggAAATATTGAGTTTCATAGTAATGGCCACTATACTACAAAATTTGTCAATAATGTTCAATGCTATTTCGCCGTTTCCAGAATCTGGTCGTCTTGAATTCCCCGAGTTCGTGACCCTGGCCGCTAAGTTCATCGTTGAAGAGGACGCTGAGGCAATGCAAAAGGAACTTAGGGAAGCATTTAGATTATACGACAAGGAAGGCAAGTTTGTGCATTAATTATATAGAAACTTAAAGGAatctttatgtttaaaaaatactactcTGAAATTAGAAAGCTAGCTGAACTatgtttgtgaataaaaaagTCGAGTTAATTTGGATTCAATAAGTTTGTGACTcggaattaaaaagaaaatatgtattttattctagaatatgcttaaagattttttaaataaacagtcATAAATCGGCCAACATTAGAAATAACAACGATAAAGTAACATGGGcccaataataaacaaaaaaaaacaataaaccaaCATAGACTCGTGATATTACAGGCAACGGTTACATTCCCACGTCGAGTTTGCGCGAAATCCTGCGTGAGTTGGATGAGCAGCTGACGGACGAGGAGCTGGACGGCCTTATCCAGGAGATCGATACTGACGGCAGCGGTACCGTCGACTTCGACGGTAAGGATATAGTTACTACACgcgacttataaataaaatgttacaaacaattgttattttgcgagattttttatgaattgctaaaattatttatgttgagAAATAGTAATGGCTAATTGTATTTGTTTCCTTGTTACAGAGTTCATGGAAATGATGACAGGAGAATAaacatctatatctatatacttttttatatttattttctaatataagtTATCTTTACAATTCGGTACTTCAACATTTCGAATCATGGAAACATCGAACATCGCTCTAATATTAAGGTACAATAAAGTTGAAACTTCATTTATCTATTATCTTTCaagtattatgtatgtattgtacaaaataataatttgttcatGTTTAATTGATGCGTGTGGTTGAGTAATGTTTAtatctacatattaataaatctttatttctaCTGTCTACGCGTTTCTTTGAGGTCTCTCTTCATAGTTTTCAAGCGTCTTACAACCCGACGGATTTAGAACGATGCCCGGTGCTAGAATAActaattcttaaaataatattcgtgttgagatataatattcatttcttTAGATTTCTCTGCGAGATAAATATAATGACTCCTCTGTTTTTAAAGCGGACGCCAAATTGTCCTAGATAATTTTGATGACACAAAATTTCAGAAAATTTGGCGTACAGCCAGATTTTAGTAATGGGACTATTTAAGATAGAATTCGAATGCAAACATGTTGTAGAACTAAATATTACATTAGGTAGGTAAGCGAAATAAAACCACTGTtgaatagtaattatttattacgtaattCTTTGTTCGTTTAACTTATTTGATCGTTTACAATGTTCAGCAACGCAAACAAAGTTCAGTTTCCATTTGTTGTgtcgttataataataaaatagaacaatGCAGCTGTTATCATTTTTCTAACATTCTAATCTTATATCCTCTTAAAATCACttgtatcaaaataaacataataatatggcGATTGCGCATACCTACTTACCCAATTCGAACCATAAAGCaagctttaatttttattttgaaaaagaattattcaattATCGAATCTTATTAAAtgataggaaaatatttttttcgttcgCTTATATTTCTTCGTCGACAATATTTCATTGATTAATAAGTAGGTATGCAAAATTAAATCTCTTAAATAACTTAGAAGCCTACATAAAACGTAGACCTTGCTTAATAATACCAAAAAGGGTGTACTTAAGagacaaatatgtatatagGTTTAAGGAAattattcttaataaatattaatcaaaataaattataatgaagcgAATGACAGTTCAGCAGTGTTTCATGGAATGCAGCTGACATCTtacggaaataaataaaataactggaAATACAGCAGCCTGGATACAAACATTaagaatatgataatattttcgaTTACACGAGTTACTTATAACATTGAGAGTCTAAAACaagtataatagttttatataattaagtagACGATCCTCTCCAAACAAGCATTTGACGGATCATTATCACATACGCGGGTTAAAGATTTTTTGGCCGCTTACGATGGCACTTCGCACCttcacaacaaaaaaacaatacgaTTCGACTCCCTCACTTGTAcactttgaaataaataataatcacgtTATAATTCCTACTTTATAGTtcaaagtcaaaaataaaattcattggTAACGTATCTAATAGCTAAGCTTTACATCGAgtcttcaattattataaaaacattaaaactaacTACGCTTTAGTCGCTATTTATGTATGATGCACTATGTTCTACGTATGTACATGTCTCATACGGTTTCATTAGCTTCTTGGCTTCGGATAGCTAGATTTATCTAAGATTTTCGTAAAGAACTACCTACAGATGAGATCTTAATTTGAACTATGTTTTATCGAACGTTCTTCTACTGTCTGAAATATTCAAAGCTAATAATTATCACATTCACAAAAACGTTTAATATAAGAAcgtattaaattacttaatttaagtgAATAAGGTGTTGACCTGTCATATAGATTACAGCCAGCAGACAGGAAAACCTATTAGTCTTCATACATTATACGTTTCGACATACAAAAATAGTGTTTGTGTCTTATTATTAGCCTCGTACTGTAAAACAACACGGTATAACTTACTGATgaacagtaaatataaaataaattacttaaaggTAAATTAGTTCATTGATTTATTCATTACTCTTGCACGATTTATATCGTTTATTGGGTTTATTTGCTACACAACGACATTAACGTTCGATTCTATGGTTTTTTTGTAAGCAAATCATTTTTACATTTGAATACCTGTAGCAgcagttgatttttaaatattatataggtataaaaatgtgtacaaaaCAGGTCTAAATAGCGAAAAGTAGTTCAAATTCAGTAATTTATAAGTGACGTTTTGCAGTACCAAGCTTCTGGAAGCATGTAGCTGGTCAGTAAATGCGAGGCAATAGTGAGCTTCACAGGTGatcttagttataatatattatctcgTTTAAtaactagaaatatttttatgaatactgTTTGAGTAGATAGATCTTTGTTCCTTATAAAGCCGGCTGCGCCTTATAGATGCAACCCACGTACAGTCCAGTGTCCGATTCTCATAATACTCTGAAATAAATGACAATTTCATATAGATACGTAAAAGGTTAACATGTCGTATTGTGAACAAAGTATCGAATTTACTTTTTTGGTTAAGATTAACGTTTgttaattttgaaacaaaaactgATTACATTATTTCAACGAATGATCAATTAGGTTCTGTTCAAGCCTTAGCAAGGTGACACGACGGTACTGCGACTTTTTTAAAAGCTATATTTTTGTGGTACGTTAATTATAATTCCACGAGGTAGTAAAGCGATATTAAAGCGAAAGACAGTCAACTTAACCGCGATATTTCGTAACAATGAACATTATAACACAGGTCCTCATACGTCCTGGACTAGGGTCTGAGAGATATCACAAGATGTCTCTGCAGTATTTTCTGACCGTTGGCAACGGCGGCTTTAAACGACGCGAGTCCTCAAGCAAAAGCAAAAAAACGACGCGAGCCCCGAGCGCAGAAAAAAAACCGTTTCCTAATTTTACGTTTTatcggtaagatcgtaaaaaagttCCTCTAAGGCACCGCGCGTGGCCCCGGCGGTTGCCCAGTTCGTCACCCCCTAAGGCCGCCTCTGACTACTGGTAAATAGGAGGTAACCTTCATTCGTTATCTAGGTCCGCGATGAGGATACACAGGGGCCGCTGAAACCCCTATGAGGACCGTATATTATCGTAAAATACCAAAAATGCAAATGCATATCAGATCAGTggtacgcattttatgacaacgAGCGATGCAGCTCGTCGAGTCCCAGGGGACACTAATCTGCCTATATCGAgtgacaaaattatttaaaaaagaaaaagatagggaggagtttaAATATCAGTAACGGCAAAGAACATAGAGTACCAAGTACCTATTAAACTGAATCTGTTTTATAGAGTTTCAGAAGTTTCTGTTCATCTTCTAAAAATAACCCACAGGCCATAGAAAATCActtaatatttgcataatatcaGATTACGTCCAAATCAGCAGCCGTTTTCGAGAgtcttgtatatatatatatatgtttttcaTACTTAATCTTATAATGCACATATCTAAAACCAGTACATATGCAATTctagaaatttaattgaaaataatatatcaaattcaTGGAACTAATTCAGAAAAATCTTAAcataagtgtaaataaaattt encodes the following:
- the LOC119192594 gene encoding LOW QUALITY PROTEIN: troponin C, isoallergen Bla g 6.0301-like (The sequence of the model RefSeq protein was modified relative to this genomic sequence to represent the inferred CDS: inserted 2 bases in 1 codon) translates to MSTLNIEVLRKAFDGFDHNRSGSIXCDFVADILRMMGQPFNKKILEELIEEVDADKSGRLEFPEFVTLAAKFIVEEDAEAMQKELREAFRLYDKEGNGYIPTSSLREILRELDEQLTDEELDGLIQEIDTDGSGTVDFDEFMEMMTGE